In Lactuca sativa cultivar Salinas chromosome 5, Lsat_Salinas_v11, whole genome shotgun sequence, the DNA window CAACTACCTAGTATTCTCAAATTCTTCCAACAGAAAGTCAAACCCAATGATCATAAGCGTAAAAAACCGAGTGCGAGACAACCAATGGATGAAGATCAGTCGATAGGAGACGCTGAATGCGTTGAGTTCTTTGagaatgtaataataaatgcatcAACGGTTGCAAGCCATGTTGCATTTGAGCTAATGGAACCTACAAATTCTCTAATGGAGAAGCTATCGGTTGACTTTGTAAAAGTCTCTCCGTATAGACCATCGGGTTTTTACGTTTTCTGCACTAGCCATTCTCAACAGTTTCGGGTGGAAAACCCGAACGCTGTTCTACAGTTACTGTTTTATTTCTTACAGCTAACCGATGAAAATCAAAAGCTAGTTGATTTTGCATACAAAAGTTTTAGTTACGAAGAAGAACTGAAGAACGGGTTACACCTGGAAAACTTGGTCGACCTGAAAGACCTCAACGACAAGTTGTTGACTCCTAATGGTACTGCAGGTGATGCGGTTCGTACAAGTAACGAAGCTCTGTTTCAACTGGTGAGTGGTATTAACAAAATACCATTTTGTTGTTGACCCAAATTGATTTGTGCTGTGTTGTTGTAGAGTACAAGTGCAAGATGCTGTATAATCGCTGCTGAAGAGGCGGAGAACAGGAAGGAAGAAAACCAGAGGGTGATTGATAAGTCATTGAGAAGAGAGCAATCTCAATCTCGGACTGAATCGAAGATGATTGGGGATATTCTGAgtgaaatccgtaactacaaagATAGTAATGTAGATTACTATGAGGCATTCAAGCTTCAAAATGAGAAAGCAGACTTTCAGGCTAATATGAACAGGCTAGAGTTGGCTAAGATATGGGATGTGATTGTTGAAATGGTGATGCGGGAGGATCTTCCGGATGAATTTGAGGGGCGGGAGGATTGGGTGGAGGTGGGGACGGTGTTTAGGCGGCTTGTTGAGCCGTTAGATATTGCGAATTATTATCGACATTTGAAGGGAGATGGGTATATGAAATATAGGCCAAAGAGGTATAAGTTTACACAGAGATGGTATGAACATGCGAATTGTATGGATTTTGATGAGGTTGTTTGTGAGAGTAGTTTTGTTGCTGAGGTTGAGGAGATTAAGAAACAGGTTTTTGAAACTAAGAAGAAGAGTGTTGAGAAGGGTAAGGAGGAAGTGGAGAGTATGGATAAACGAGTTGAGAAGTGGCGTTCTGATGATAAAATACAGAAAcaggatgtgttttggggagaATCTATCTTGTCTATGTTGCGGGAAAAAGTAAAACTCTGATATGTTGAAATTTAATTTCTCCTTGACTAATTAGAGGGTTAGTTTTGTAATTTTATTTGGTTAGTTATTTTCTGAAATTTTCCAGCCGCCAAAAAAATAAAGGGGTGTAATGGTTGGGTTGGTTCATGTGTGTCCACAACTTGTAATTGTCATTATGTGTGTAGTTAATAAAAAGGATCTATGTGTTTTTCCCAACACGCTAATGTTATTGCAATTTGTATTATGTTAGATTAAATCTAACAAATGCTTGCATGATGATCCAAGAAGGCAAGAACAATCCTAGATTGTTGTGGTGTTACAGAAACTTTTCTAATCATATTAAACACACACGTAAAAGCGTATTTGAATAACCAGATGTTCTTATGGAACTCATTGAGAGAGAAATTTCATGTTCTTCTGTATACGTATCAGACACATCTAATAGGAAATCAGATTCCCCTCATATACGTAACACATACTTTACTTCCATCAAGTAAATTTTGTAAGATCGGGTACAATATGTAAATATTATAACACTAAAATAattattacaaaaatggtcctaaGACCATATAATAATGAAATATTCCAAGTGTTTCCATTTATAACAGATATAAGGGTGAtctatttataaataatttaatcTCAAAATACTAATACTAAAAttaaactttaattttttttttagatgCTCTCACTTCACTTTTAGAGAATGAGAAACTGAAAGCGACTGGTATTGGAATTTGAGGATCATCCTCACATATGAATAGAAGTTACACATCATTAAAAACCTTTTTACCTAATTCGCCTCCTAAGAACTAGACAGCTACTATTCAGATCAACTAGAATAGGAAGTTTGACGAGCAAAACAAGGTACTTGTTTGCCTTATGTTGGCAAATATGATCCCGGACCTTTAGAAAGATATGGagaattttaaacataaaagtggTTGGATCAAGAAGGGGATCATTAGTTAAGTTTTAATTTTCAATGATACTCTTTATATATCGCACATAACTCCAAACTTATTATTTGTACCTAAATTAATAAACATTGGCTATGCTTTTATGTTTGGTTTCACTGATACACTTATTAGATTCAAATCCCATACAAAAATGACAAGCGAAGATTTCATTCATGTTGGTTGCATTAACAACATTTAGGTCACATATCACAACATGACAAAGGGAAATGCAAAAAGATCCACAAGATGTTCATAATTGATTCATACCAACATTTGTGAATAAGTGGTAATAAATCGTTTACAACTTTCATTCATTCATAATCACTAAATCCACCTTATTCATAGTTTATCTTTGAGAACATATCACATTTCAATCAgattataaacacacattaacaTTATGTCAGTGATGATGGATATGAACTCATAAGTGGAAACTATGTATTCGATTTTTTATATGCcatttttatgtattcacataCCAACACCCAACACCCAACAAGTCCTATAGGCAAACTCACAAGATCATATTTCCCAAACACTGTCTATGGACATACCTACCACTAATAtcagtctttttttttttcttctaatatGTAAACATAAAAGACACACATGAAAAGGACGACATACTTTTCTTCTAACGCCTGGGGATCATGCTGTGAGAACGACCCAGTTTGGAAGCTGCAATCCCCTGTTCTGCATGTTGTTCATACAGCTTCCTGCACCCTGGACAACGACCATTATCTTCAAGAA includes these proteins:
- the LOC111881492 gene encoding protein EDS1; its protein translation is MEVEKESVKLSLSNELTKTAQSLSMEAHKQNKPFITNLNKKPSMEVAIFAFPGSWEVSNWYHGDLFGETEVDRKLFKSLCRIGENRPAKVNAAFLKRFQDLLNDSTFKSEIEKAVNAKKKILFTGHLYGGATASFATLWMLDEYIKKRGKKFPIGCVTFGSPLIGDRTLSHAVRREKWAGHFTHFVMEHDIVPRMMLSPKISIQQQLPSILKFFQQKVKPNDHKRKKPSARQPMDEDQSIGDAECVEFFENVIINASTVASHVAFELMEPTNSLMEKLSVDFVKVSPYRPSGFYVFCTSHSQQFRVENPNAVLQLLFYFLQLTDENQKLVDFAYKSFSYEEELKNGLHLENLVDLKDLNDKLLTPNGTAGDAVRTSNEALFQLSTSARCCIIAAEEAENRKEENQRVIDKSLRREQSQSRTESKMIGDILSEIRNYKDSNVDYYEAFKLQNEKADFQANMNRLELAKIWDVIVEMVMREDLPDEFEGREDWVEVGTVFRRLVEPLDIANYYRHLKGDGYMKYRPKRYKFTQRWYEHANCMDFDEVVCESSFVAEVEEIKKQVFETKKKSVEKGKEEVESMDKRVEKWRSDDKIQKQDVFWGESILSMLREKVKL